The genomic interval AATGATTCCTACCACATGTTGGGCATGTGcaaggaaccagtgccacatgATGATGAATTTACAGGCCTTGTACAGCTCACAGCACAGACTGACTCCAAGTATGGGACAAGCAAAAGATACCGGAAAGATTCAAGAAGGAGCTGCAGTGCTCAGCTTTTTGTGTGTAAGTGTGGGGAAAACTTCTCACTTAATAGGGACTTGATTACACACCTATGTGTCCACACTAGCAAACAACCTTTACTTGTAACGACTGTGGAAAACATTTTTCACTGAAGGGGAAACTACTatcacaccagaggattcacacagggaggaaaccttacacatgttcagagtgtgggaaaagctttttacAGAAGGGCCATCTCGtcacacaccagaggattcacacaggggagaaaccttacacatgtacagatTGTGAGAAACAATTCAGTGATAAGAGCAGCCTCCTcaaacaccagaggattcacacaggggagaaaccttacacatgtacagagtgtgagaaacaattcagtGATAAGAAaggcctcctcagacaccagataattcatacaggggagaaaccttacacatgttcagagtgtgagAAAAAATTCTGTGATGAGAgaaacctcctcagacaccagattaTTCATACAGGGGAGGAACCTtacacatgttcagagtgtgggaaaagcttttcacgaAAGGACAGTCTCGtcacacaccagaggattcactcAGGGGAGAAACCTCAcatatgtacagagtgtgagaaacaattccGTGATGAGAAacgcctcctcagacaccagatgattcatacaggggtgaaaccttacacatgtacagagtgtgagaaacaattccGTGATGAGAAGAGCCTCCTcacacaccagatgattcatacaggggagaaaccttacacatgtacagagtgtgagaaacaattcagtGATGAGAAatgcctcctcagacaccagatgattcatacaggggtgaaaccttacacatgtacagagtgtacaAAAAGGTTTTCAAAGAAGGACCATCTACTCACACACCAgatgattcacacaggggagaaaccttacacatgtacagagtgtgagaaacaattcagtTTTAAGAGCAGCCTCCTcatacaccagaggattcacacaggggagaaaccttccacatgtacagagtgtgataaAGAATTCAGTGATAAGAGCAGCCACTCCAtccaccagaggattcatacaggggagaaacctttcagaTGTACGGAGTGCGGGGAAACCTTTTCACGGAAGGACTATCTCCTCAAACACCAGATGATTGAACACGTGAATAATGTctcctctgtgtgagtgtgagaagcAATTCATTGGTAAGATGCCCTCTCCAGACACCAGATGATTCACACAGTGGGGAAACCTCTCAGATGTACAGTGTGCGTGAAAATTGGTTTATtagcaaaggttttttttttgttttgtttttaaatgtaatgtattttattttgtggttcttTTCATTTTTAGGTTGTCCGTTGATATGGAATTCTGGACTAAAAGGGTCTTTTTGTTGATAGAGGGGGccagatttgcttgtaatgtaaTAACTACATGTGGTGAATGGgttaaatgtgtatgtatgtatgtccagATGACTAATGGTTCTgctctcatttaaaaaaaaactgtcacTAGACAGTTTTACAATCAACAACAGGGTTGGTCATTCTTCCAGAGTATGTGATAGACTGTATTCTGTTGTGGTCTGTTTTTACAAGATAAAAACAGATATAGAATTGTTGAGAAAAGTCAAGTCAGCCTTTTAATATAGAATTGCTAAGGAATGACAAGTCAGTTTTTGTAATCTGCTTATTAATGTAACATGTGATGTATATCAAACTGTATAAAAACTGAACAAAGAGTGCCTTTCTTCAGAATCAGCCTAAAGTCTTGCATGACACATTGATTCTCCCTGCATATGTTTGTATTGTAAGTATCACTAAACTTACTCTTTCAAAGAACCTGGACTCCAGTTATCGATAATCAGCCTGCATCTGAGGTTCCATAACAGCATTCATTGCCATTATGGAAATCTATGCCCGAATTGTAGGTCTGGTTTACCATTGTAACAATGAGTGGAGGGGGTGTGGGTAGTTgacatggggagggtggttagtccTCTCGGGTG from Ascaphus truei isolate aAscTru1 unplaced genomic scaffold, aAscTru1.hap1 HAP1_SCAFFOLD_2810, whole genome shotgun sequence carries:
- the LOC142481765 gene encoding LOW QUALITY PROTEIN: uncharacterized protein LOC142481765 (The sequence of the model RefSeq protein was modified relative to this genomic sequence to represent the inferred CDS: inserted 1 base in 1 codon); translation: MDRGELPTTSTDRAALPTTSTDRGALPTTSMDRGALHTTSMDRGALHTTCTDRGALPTTSMDRGALPTTSMDRGALPTTSMDRGALPTTSMDPHLLKNCLNEEQNWSADMSRSSFTSCAPEVPKNNDSYHMLGMCKEPVPHDDEFTGLVQLTAQTDSKYGTSKRYRKDSRRSCSAQLFVCKCGENFSLNRDLITHLCVHTSKQPXTCNDCGKHFSLKGKLLSHQRIHTGRKPYTCSECGKSFLQKGHLVTHQRIHTGEKPYTCTDCEKQFSDKSSLLKHQRIHTGEKPYTCTECEKQFSDKKGLLRHQIIHTGEKPYTCSECEKKFCDERNLLRHQIIHTGEEPYTCSECGKSFSRKDSLVTHQRIHSGEKPHICTECEKQFRDEKRLLRHQMIHTGVKPYTCTECEKQFRDEKSLLTHQMIHTGEKPYTCTECEKQFSDEKCLLRHQMIHTGVKPYTCTECTKRFSKKDHLLTHQMIHTGEKPYTCTECEKQFSFKSSLLIHQRIHTGEKPSTCTECDKEFSDKSSHSIHQRIHTGEKPFRCTECGETFSRKDYLLKHQMIEHVNNVSSV